One Sphingomonas endolithica DNA segment encodes these proteins:
- a CDS encoding M16 family metallopeptidase, whose product MTSKMIALSGVALFALATPATAAPQAAKPAPVAALVKQVDIPYQTFTLPNGLRVIVHTDRKAPVVAVSVWYDVGSKHEPKGKSGFAHLFEHLMFNGSENAPDDFFEPLKQVGATDFNGTTYFDRTNYFETVPTAALDRALFLESDRMGYLTGAITQGVLDEQRGVVQNEKRSGDNQPYGLIEYKLNEGLFPADHPYGHTTIGSMADLDNAKLDDVKRWFKDHYGPNNAVLVLAGDVDLATARRLVGKNFAAIPRGPQSVLPTVAVPVLAAPKSEEMKDRVAATLLVRSWPVPGLNDKDSTALDVAAGALGGLSSSRLQNILVRQEKLAVQVNVGNSTFSQVGTFDIYTVVRPGVDAATVAKRIDEIVADFIKNGPTADEVQRYVTKTTVDRIEGLESVGGFGGKAVALAEGALYSNDPGFYKKQLAQLAAQTPASVKAATARWLTKPSYNLAVVNGPRDAYAEAQVPPEAKVVAAALTARPKGTRGPLPAVGDVAGLTFPAVERARLKNGIELVYAQRAAVPITQAVISFDAGVAADVAGKLGTQQLTLSMMDEGTTHLDANQLAEARERLGVDIGTGASLDRTFVSMSAPSANLGPATDLFADVTRNPAFAPAEVARVKNQQLAGIAQELTSPGGLAARVLPKLIYGPSSPYAKSSGGGDPKAVATLTRADLVAFQQAWLRPDKAKIFVVSDLPLATVKAALDQRFGDWTGTGPAGSKTFGVTAGTSAAKIILVDRPDSPQSQISAGLVTGLNGSDDLLPVITANDALGGSFLSRINMDLREGKHWSYGVNGYFQRSEKEAPYIISAPVQSDKTGESIKALRADITEFVSTKPLSQQEFDRSIAGATRSLSGNFETSGDVLNAMQQNDLYKRPDDYYATITQKYRALTLPQLDAAARGAIDPKKIVWVVVGDAKTVRPQLDSVGLPVEVVSAASVAGGGAVSGEK is encoded by the coding sequence ATGACATCGAAGATGATCGCCCTGTCCGGCGTGGCGCTGTTTGCCCTCGCAACCCCCGCGACCGCTGCACCCCAGGCTGCCAAGCCCGCCCCGGTCGCCGCGCTCGTCAAGCAGGTCGACATCCCCTACCAGACGTTCACGCTGCCCAATGGCCTGCGCGTCATCGTGCACACCGATCGCAAGGCGCCGGTCGTCGCGGTGTCGGTATGGTATGATGTCGGCTCCAAGCACGAACCCAAGGGCAAGTCGGGCTTTGCCCATCTGTTCGAACATCTGATGTTCAACGGGTCCGAGAACGCGCCGGACGATTTCTTCGAGCCATTGAAGCAGGTCGGCGCGACCGATTTCAACGGCACGACCTACTTCGATCGCACCAACTATTTCGAGACGGTGCCGACCGCGGCGCTCGACCGTGCGCTGTTCCTGGAATCCGATCGCATGGGCTATCTGACCGGCGCGATCACGCAAGGCGTGCTCGATGAGCAGCGTGGCGTGGTGCAGAACGAGAAGCGCTCGGGCGACAACCAGCCCTACGGCCTGATCGAGTACAAATTGAACGAGGGGCTGTTCCCGGCGGATCATCCCTATGGCCACACCACGATCGGATCGATGGCCGATCTCGACAATGCCAAGCTCGACGACGTGAAGCGCTGGTTCAAGGACCATTACGGCCCAAACAATGCGGTGCTGGTGCTGGCCGGCGATGTCGATCTGGCGACCGCGCGCCGGCTGGTGGGGAAGAACTTCGCCGCCATTCCTCGCGGGCCGCAATCGGTGCTGCCGACCGTCGCCGTGCCGGTGCTCGCCGCGCCCAAGTCGGAGGAGATGAAGGACCGGGTTGCCGCGACGCTGCTGGTCCGCTCCTGGCCGGTGCCGGGGTTGAACGACAAGGATTCGACCGCGCTCGACGTGGCGGCGGGCGCACTTGGCGGCCTGTCCAGTTCGCGCTTGCAGAACATCCTGGTGCGCCAGGAGAAGCTCGCGGTGCAGGTCAATGTCGGCAATTCGACCTTTTCGCAGGTCGGCACGTTCGACATCTATACCGTGGTTCGCCCCGGCGTGGATGCAGCGACCGTGGCCAAGCGCATCGACGAGATCGTCGCCGACTTCATCAAGAACGGCCCGACCGCGGATGAAGTGCAGCGCTATGTCACCAAGACCACGGTCGATCGCATCGAGGGGCTGGAATCGGTCGGTGGGTTCGGCGGCAAGGCGGTCGCGCTGGCCGAGGGCGCGCTGTATTCCAACGATCCCGGCTTCTACAAAAAGCAACTGGCACAGCTTGCCGCGCAGACGCCGGCCAGCGTGAAGGCCGCGACCGCGCGGTGGCTGACCAAGCCGTCCTACAATCTGGCGGTCGTCAACGGCCCGCGCGATGCCTATGCCGAGGCGCAGGTGCCTCCCGAGGCAAAGGTCGTCGCCGCCGCGCTGACCGCGCGGCCGAAGGGTACGCGCGGGCCCCTGCCGGCGGTCGGCGACGTCGCCGGGCTCACCTTCCCTGCGGTCGAGCGTGCGCGGCTGAAGAACGGCATCGAACTGGTCTATGCACAGCGCGCCGCAGTGCCGATCACGCAGGCCGTGATCAGCTTCGATGCGGGTGTCGCCGCCGACGTGGCGGGCAAGCTCGGCACGCAGCAATTGACGCTTAGCATGATGGACGAAGGCACGACGCATCTCGACGCCAACCAGCTGGCCGAGGCGCGCGAGCGGCTGGGCGTGGATATCGGCACCGGCGCGAGCCTCGATCGCACCTTCGTGTCGATGTCGGCGCCGAGCGCCAATCTCGGGCCCGCCACCGATCTGTTCGCCGACGTCACGCGCAACCCCGCCTTCGCCCCGGCCGAGGTCGCCCGCGTCAAGAACCAGCAGCTCGCCGGCATCGCGCAGGAACTCACCAGCCCCGGTGGCCTGGCCGCGCGCGTGCTGCCCAAGCTGATCTACGGCCCGAGCTCGCCTTACGCCAAGTCGTCGGGCGGCGGTGATCCCAAGGCCGTGGCGACGCTGACCCGCGCGGATCTCGTCGCGTTCCAGCAAGCCTGGCTGCGGCCGGACAAGGCCAAGATCTTCGTCGTCAGCGATCTGCCGCTGGCCACCGTCAAGGCGGCGCTCGACCAGCGCTTCGGCGACTGGACCGGCACCGGCCCTGCTGGCAGCAAGACGTTCGGCGTGACCGCCGGCACTTCGGCGGCCAAGATCATCCTGGTCGATCGTCCGGATTCGCCGCAATCGCAGATCTCGGCCGGCCTCGTCACCGGGCTCAACGGCAGTGACGATCTGCTGCCGGTGATCACCGCCAACGATGCGCTCGGCGGCAGCTTCCTCAGCCGGATCAACATGGATCTGCGCGAAGGCAAGCATTGGTCGTACGGCGTGAACGGCTATTTCCAGCGCAGCGAGAAGGAGGCGCCCTACATCATCAGTGCGCCCGTCCAGTCCGACAAGACGGGCGAATCGATCAAGGCATTGCGCGCCGACATCACCGAGTTCGTCTCGACCAAGCCCCTGTCGCAGCAGGAGTTCGACCGCTCGATCGCCGGTGCCACGCGCTCGCTATCGGGCAATTTCGAGACGTCGGGCGATGTGCTGAACGCGATGCAGCAGAACGACCTCTACAAGCGGCCGGACGATTATTATGCGACGATCACGCAAAAATATCGTGCGCTGACCCTGCCCCAGCTTGACGCTGCGGCACGCGGGGCGATCGACCCCAAGAAGATCGTCTGGGTCGTGGTGGGCGATGCCAAGACGGTCCGCCCGCAGCTTGACAGTGTCGGCCTGCCCGTCGAGGTGGTGTCAGCCGCGTCCGTAGCGGGCGGCGGCGCAGTTTCTGGAGAAAAATGA
- a CDS encoding 5-(carboxyamino)imidazole ribonucleotide synthase — MITLPPGATIGILGGGQLGRMLASAAAELGYRTHILAPDRESVAAQTASSLTRADYHNRIVLKDFAAACDVVTYEFENIAVAPVEWLGAHVPVYPGPKALRVSQERSAEKGFVEGLGGRPARWAAVESRADLDAGLALTGTPAVLKTARFGYDGKGQTVIATPADADAAWELIGGPAVLEAFVDFTHEFSVLIARRADGQVARYPVPHNVHQEAILRSSTLPAPALVLDQAEEATALAVRIAEALDYVGVLACEFFVGPDGPVFNEMAPRVHNSGHWTIEGAVTSQFENHIRAICGLPLGDTALTAPRVAMENLIGEDAERWREIMAEPGAHLHLYGKSIRPGRKMGHVTRLAR; from the coding sequence ATGATCACGCTGCCGCCGGGCGCGACGATCGGGATTCTGGGCGGCGGGCAGCTTGGCCGCATGCTGGCGAGTGCGGCCGCCGAGCTTGGCTACCGCACGCACATCCTGGCCCCCGACCGCGAAAGCGTCGCCGCGCAGACCGCCTCCAGCCTGACGCGCGCCGATTACCATAATCGCATCGTGCTGAAGGATTTCGCCGCCGCCTGCGACGTGGTGACGTACGAATTCGAGAATATCGCGGTGGCGCCGGTCGAATGGCTGGGCGCGCACGTGCCGGTCTATCCCGGCCCCAAGGCGCTCCGTGTCTCGCAGGAGCGTTCAGCGGAGAAAGGTTTCGTCGAGGGCCTCGGTGGCCGCCCGGCGCGCTGGGCAGCGGTCGAGAGCCGCGCCGATCTGGACGCGGGGCTCGCCCTTACGGGCACGCCCGCGGTGCTGAAGACCGCGCGCTTCGGCTATGACGGCAAGGGGCAGACGGTGATCGCCACGCCGGCGGATGCCGATGCGGCATGGGAGCTGATCGGTGGGCCCGCCGTGCTCGAGGCGTTCGTCGACTTCACCCACGAATTTTCGGTGCTGATCGCGCGCCGTGCGGACGGCCAGGTCGCGCGGTACCCGGTACCGCACAACGTCCATCAGGAGGCGATCCTGCGCAGCTCCACCCTGCCCGCGCCCGCGCTCGTGCTCGATCAGGCGGAGGAAGCGACCGCGCTAGCCGTGCGCATCGCCGAGGCGCTCGATTATGTCGGCGTGCTGGCGTGCGAGTTCTTCGTCGGGCCCGATGGCCCGGTGTTCAACGAGATGGCGCCGCGCGTGCACAATTCGGGGCATTGGACGATCGAGGGTGCGGTGACATCGCAGTTCGAGAACCATATCCGCGCGATCTGCGGGCTACCGCTCGGCGATACGGCACTGACTGCGCCGCGCGTGGCGATGGAGAATCTGATCGGCGAGGATGCCGAGCGGTGGCGCGAGATCATGGCCGAGCCCGGCGCGCATCTGCACCTGTATGGCAAGTCGATCCGCCCCGGCCGCAAGATGGGCCATGTCACCCGGCTGGCGCGCTAA
- a CDS encoding penicillin acylase family protein, with translation MMRKLGKALIALLVLVAVVAIGLMVWEPLSVAVATPPPPHRYDSVIARDTFGVPHIFGRTDPDVAYGVAYAHAEDDFATLQEAVAMSRGRLGAMTGADGAKVVYALHLLGARATVSRDYMKQPADVRALLDGYATGLNTYAARHPGEVRLARLFPVNGQDIATGFVLRTPFFFGLDQYLGALSGDTPLPREAAGATPDAPDPRALPAAQDAAGEGNMNGSNAFVVAPKRSADGFTRVVSNSHQPWKGPVAWYELVVHSGTGWNFAGATFPGVPYPVLGHNEHLGWTNTVNRPDLVDVYKLTLGQGGDTYLFDGKQVPLQATRVWLHVKIGPFVLPIPKTVYRSVHGPVIVNKSGAFALHYGGADQLRMVEEYHRLTRAGNFAEWQRALAIQGVSATNFLYGDAAGNIAYFYNAAFPNRKPGFDYRNVLPGDTSGDLAAGTVPWGQVPRNVNPASGFLANANNTPFQAAGEGSEMKPGDYSPLLGIETDTTNRGTRAVELMGKDGSISAADLERIKYDTGVSKLSWTARWYDDIARVDPQGDPALVAAKALMATWHWRFDGNNPAEALAAILLRAGQSWHYPRKAKKDPRTELAKAAAYLTQHFGRIDPPLGTVLRLRHGQVDLPLDGAPDVLRAASTWDEAEDGRLVVNHGDSFIMFMTWDKAGRVSSTSIQPYGAATTRPQSPHYADQAPLFVAHKTKPVNFWPTDLRRNVERVYRP, from the coding sequence ATGATGCGCAAGCTCGGCAAGGCATTGATCGCGTTGCTTGTTCTGGTCGCTGTGGTCGCGATCGGGCTGATGGTGTGGGAGCCGCTGTCGGTCGCCGTCGCCACCCCGCCGCCGCCGCATCGGTATGACAGCGTGATCGCCCGCGACACATTCGGCGTGCCGCATATCTTCGGGCGGACCGATCCGGACGTCGCGTACGGCGTCGCCTATGCCCATGCCGAGGATGACTTCGCCACCCTGCAGGAGGCGGTCGCCATGTCGCGCGGTCGGCTTGGCGCGATGACCGGGGCGGACGGCGCAAAGGTGGTTTACGCGCTGCATCTGCTCGGCGCGCGTGCCACGGTGAGCCGCGATTACATGAAGCAGCCGGCCGACGTGCGCGCGCTGCTCGATGGCTATGCCACCGGGCTCAACACCTATGCCGCTCGGCATCCAGGCGAGGTGCGGCTGGCCAGGCTGTTCCCGGTCAACGGGCAGGATATCGCCACCGGCTTCGTGCTGCGCACGCCCTTCTTCTTCGGGCTCGACCAATATCTCGGCGCGTTATCGGGCGACACGCCGCTGCCGCGCGAAGCGGCCGGCGCGACACCCGATGCGCCCGATCCGCGCGCACTACCGGCGGCGCAGGATGCGGCTGGCGAGGGCAACATGAACGGCTCCAACGCCTTCGTTGTCGCGCCCAAGCGCTCGGCCGATGGCTTTACCCGCGTGGTCTCCAATTCGCATCAGCCGTGGAAGGGCCCGGTCGCGTGGTACGAACTGGTGGTGCATTCGGGCACCGGCTGGAACTTCGCGGGAGCCACCTTCCCCGGCGTGCCCTATCCGGTGCTCGGGCATAACGAGCATCTGGGGTGGACCAACACGGTCAACCGGCCCGATCTGGTCGACGTCTACAAGCTGACGCTGGGGCAAGGCGGCGACACCTATCTGTTCGACGGCAAGCAGGTACCGCTGCAGGCGACGCGCGTGTGGCTGCACGTCAAGATCGGGCCGTTCGTGCTGCCGATCCCCAAGACGGTGTACCGGTCGGTGCATGGGCCGGTGATCGTCAACAAAAGCGGCGCCTTCGCGCTGCATTATGGCGGTGCCGACCAGCTGCGCATGGTGGAGGAATATCACCGCCTGACGCGTGCGGGCAACTTTGCCGAGTGGCAGCGGGCTCTCGCCATTCAGGGCGTGTCGGCGACCAACTTCCTGTACGGCGATGCGGCGGGCAACATCGCCTATTTCTACAATGCGGCCTTTCCCAATCGCAAGCCGGGGTTCGATTACCGCAACGTCCTGCCCGGCGACACATCGGGTGATCTCGCCGCGGGGACGGTGCCGTGGGGGCAAGTTCCGCGGAACGTGAACCCAGCATCGGGCTTCCTCGCCAACGCCAACAACACGCCGTTCCAGGCGGCAGGCGAAGGCTCGGAGATGAAGCCCGGCGACTATTCGCCGCTGCTGGGGATCGAGACCGACACCACCAATCGCGGCACGCGCGCAGTGGAGCTGATGGGCAAGGATGGGTCGATCAGTGCGGCCGATCTCGAGCGCATCAAATACGACACGGGGGTGAGCAAGCTGAGCTGGACGGCTCGCTGGTATGACGATATCGCGCGCGTCGATCCGCAGGGCGATCCGGCGCTGGTCGCGGCGAAGGCGCTGATGGCGACGTGGCACTGGCGCTTCGATGGCAACAACCCGGCCGAGGCACTGGCGGCGATCCTGCTGCGCGCCGGCCAATCCTGGCATTATCCGCGCAAGGCGAAGAAGGACCCGCGCACGGAACTGGCCAAGGCGGCGGCGTATCTCACCCAGCATTTCGGCCGCATCGATCCGCCGCTCGGCACGGTGCTCAGGCTGCGGCACGGCCAGGTGGACCTACCGCTCGACGGCGCGCCCGACGTGCTGCGTGCCGCCTCGACCTGGGACGAGGCGGAGGACGGGCGGCTGGTGGTCAATCACGGCGACAGCTTCATCATGTTCATGACATGGGACAAAGCAGGGCGGGTGTCGTCGACCTCGATCCAACCCTACGGCGCGGCAACGACGCGGCCGCAATCGCCGCATTATGCGGATCAGGCGCCGCTATTCGTCGCGCACAAGACGAAGCCGGTGAACTTCTGGCCCACGGATCTGCGGCGGAACGTCGAGCGGGTGTACCGGCCGTGA